CCCGTTCACAGATGTAAATCAATTTTGGAAATTTGTTTTGCATCAATTGATTGAATTCGAAAATCTTTTAAGACCGATAATACATCAATTTAATTAATCTTCAATGCCATAAATCCATAactacaaatacatatatatcaatatatatgTGCTTACACATGTGGCCAAATAAATAGGTGTCAGTCTGAGGATTCAAAAACTGCTCATATAAAATTGATGTAAATTTTCAATTCGTAtcttgaaataaaataaagtaagtcCCAAAAATAATAAGACCACTTCAAACAAAATTTGGCTATTTTAATTGGTTCAACCATGGGTCAGTGCTTAATAATAGGTCTATTTTAgatataattaaaactaaatactaaaaaaagtatttttttttttggaaaagcGTTTTTCAAGAACTTGCCTATGaaattttgatttctttctttccaGTTTATAAGGACATAGATGCCTTTTTCTATTATTAGTCAGCAATATGCATTTAATTTTGGTAAGcaataattttaaacttgTCTCTGAAATTATgtgcaatttttattatattgtCTTATTTTTTGTCTAGATTACCAATATTTATGCATATTATATACACAAAGGGGAATTAAATTGGCTCTTCcccttaaaatttatttaaaacccTTTagcaattgtttatgttttaagGATTGTTAAGTTTTCGACTTTCAGAAACGTTTTACACCTTTTTTGACAAGTTTTAGGGGCGTATTCTTGGTTGGGAGCCTGTTATTCGAACCCTTGATTGTGGCCAGGACTGGAATTACATCTATGCTGAATCTAATGCCGTCTTGAACTATAGTTTCAGCCGATCCTGTGTCGATTGCCCTTCATTTCATTCAAAGCGATGCAGAATTACGGGCTGTATTTTTGCTCAAATGTtcaaaaaacttaattttgaGGTGAAAGCTCACatgaggaaaaaaaaaaacatatttgcAATTTAGTTTTCATTAGTTTAAGTCAATTTTGgtattgaatttttgttattaCCACAAAAGaactatatttaattaaaatcggaGGACTTTTCTAGCGATAGATCTAGAATTTTGAAGATAATTCAGCTGTACTAACATTTTGATGTCATATACAAAGATGAAATTATCAAAAATTAGCCTTACttataatgaaaatttaaataaatttccttGACTATATCAgatacttatatatgtatgtacataagttTTATTAAAGAAACATGGAAGGTTTTTGAAGTGTCAATCGAAGAAGATATATTCTATGAAGATGAACTATATAGATCTGCAGAATTCTTTATACTACTTACAATATTGTAAGTGAAATTTCTAATATAATCCACTAATTATTGCAAGAGTAAatatactaaaaaaaataattgtgtGTGTTAAACAAATCTCATATCCATTAagcattaattttatttatagcaTTTCCACAAGCCGCAAGGTACATACAAACTTAACgtaattaaattgaatgcaCTTACACATTTAGATATCGAAGCCAATGGACAATTAGAGCCAATTACATTGTCTATCAATATAATAGAATCGATTACGTGGGAGGTAccattgaacatttttatttttttatggcCTATCAGACTATTGAATGGAAAAGAGATTAAAATCCAAAATCAAATAAAGAGacggaaaaaaattaatacagCAAAATGGCTGAAGATGATGACACATTTTGGCTAGACTGTCAATTATTTTTATAGAGAAATTAAGCTGCGTATATAGGCAAAACCCGACTATTGCGTTTAGCAGTTGGCATGGAAGGACCTTGGATTGTGTTGAAGTTGCATCATAAAGCAAAAGTTCATCAAAAGTTttatgatggtgatgatgatgatgtggagAAGACAAGTTCAAGTTGTTGCATGTTTTGAATTTCAGACATGTTTATAACTATTGTGAGAAGGGTGTGACCCGACATCACCAGCAGGCAGgagcaatagcagcagcagcaacaagaaaGTTCAATTGCCGCCTCATCCATGCAACATGCAGCACAGGCGGGGCATTATTGTGGCAAGTTGGATGAGCTCGACGTCGACTGTTCATCAAGTTCATTCCACTTGGCATTAAAAAGCAGCGTCAACAAAACATTCTAAGAATGCTGTGCAACAGacatacagacagacagacactGACAGTGAGATCTGTTTATAGACTCTCATCTGGCGACGACGACATTTACTTAATTACTTGGGCAGTATGAAAAAGTCTTGGTTGTTGGGTTGGTTGAAGCCGCATGTTCACTTGGTTATATCATggtttaattacattttttttatagacaATGTTGCTAGGTTGCTAACCCACGCACCCtcaattgcaaaaatttgttcctattatctttttttttgccaagtCAAGGTTAGTCCTTTGGCTATATTTAGATGACTTTTACGCTCTCTTTCACTTACGTATAATTAATAAGGCAAAGCATTCATTAATTTGGCATTAGCCTGGTCAATTtaccacaaaaaaagaatgaaagcacaccaaaaaaaaaaaaaaacgattctTTTGGTATGCTCGGGTTATTGGGTATTCTGATATTTGACCCTTGATGAGGTGAGAGGTGAGTGAATGGATTGACTGAATGGATGGATTGGTTAGTCggtttgttggttggttggttggttggttgggaTGGATGTGTGTGGGTATTGATGGATTGATATCAGACTGAACCCGTAATTATGGTAACATGGCAAACAAACAACCACATCGAAAGCGTGCATAGGACATAGACACAGACATAGCACCAACATAACACAAAACCCtatggccaaaaggagccaaaGAGGAACGAACGTGATAGAAAAACATAATGCCATACATATTTATTGTTATAGCGCGTGTTTCGTTGTACTTGTACCTACAATACCGACTGCGTCCTCATTGCGAGGCACAAGTAAAGTTGATTGACAGGATATAGATGACAATGGCTCTTTAGAATTGAGAGGGGGGATGGGGGGTGGGCGGTTGGTGGGTTGTCTGGTTGGCTGGTTGGATGACTGTTTGGTTGGCAGGCAGGATGGTGGTGGGATGGAAGGTGGCAAACGGTAGTGGGTAGTCGGCAATCGGCGTAGGCCATTAATATTAATCAAACGCACATACACGTGAGCTGCTTCACCTGCCAGCGGCGACAGTTTTGGGACATTTATCGATTTGCTTGCCGAATTGTACAACCGAATTGTGGGTTAACGCTCACTTGTTCAATATGTTTATCCAATTTTGCTGCACATGACATTTCTCATTCTACGCCTCCTTCCTTTCGCTGCTCGGCGTCCAGCAACCACACTCAGTCTCAATTTTCAATCATTTAAACATTTCTCCTTGGCCACACGGTTAAAGTTCGACTATTATGGACGCACGGACTCGACACGCTCGACGGGCGCCAACTGTAGGACTGACTGATTGGATGGCTCTTGTCTCGTTGGCCTTTTTTTCTCCGCTATTTTTTTGATTCCAATTATAAGGAGCTGAAGGACTAATGCGGACGCTACGCTGTTTTGTTTATAGCTGCGTTtgcaattgctgctgctgctgctgcttttgttattgttgttgatgtcGGCATTTGTCGTTGTCCAGACGGATGCAAGGATTGTAGAGACCTGCGCAGTAAGTCAAACACCAAAAAGTAACGGTACCATATATTTGAATTGCCTTACGAAATTAACCCTATATCCTAACGGTTTTTAAGGAAcctacaaaaagaaataagaagtGCAGCTTGCTTGTGTTAAACATCCTGATTTTATTGAATTAATAGAAATTCATCTAAAAATGAATCTGATATGGAGGATTTTAGAGCCAACATCATTTgtcttatatttttttttaaaatttaacgGCGATCGTATTGTAGCTGCAAATGATATCGATAACAAGTGATAACGACAAGTGTTACAAACAGTCGATACTTATCGAAACACAGAAACAGCTGAGTTCCCACAGACCTGCTCCCACATCCAAAGGTTAGATAATAAAAATCAACATGGCATTTAAATTTGTGGCCCGATCCTGCAACTCCCTGCTGCAGCATGCCACACGACGTTCTCATCTCACATTGACATGGAGCCGAACATTATCCCATTATCCAGTAAACGATGCTCTATTCGGCCTGGATGAGGAGCGCCAGAAGCTGCGCGAGATcgcttttaatttctttcaaaAGGAGATAGCTCCACAGGCGAAGGAGATAGACAAACTGGATAATTTCAAGCAAGTGTTTTAATGGCAGGAGATCGCTGTGATCTAACTTCACTCTGACATTCTAGGGATATGCGTCCGTTTTGGCAGAAACTTGGTGAATTGGGTTTTTTGGGTATCACAGCGGAACCAGAATATGGCGGAACAGGTGGCACCTATTTGGATCACTGCATCATTCTAGAGGAATTTTCACGGTACTCTACTTTCACTTAATTTGGTTCTTAAGGCCATTTCACTGAATATTTTTCATCTGTTTTAGTGCTGCTGGAGGAGTGGCTCTGTCATATGGTGCTCACTCTAATCTGTGCATTAATCAGCTAACCAAAAATGGTACGCCcgaacaaaaggcaaagtatTTGCCCAAATTGTGCAGCGGAGAACATATTGGTGGCCTGGCCATGTCTGAGCCTGGAGCTGGCTCTGATGTTGTGTCGATGAAATTGCGTGCCGAACGTAAAGGCGATTATTATGTGCTGAATGGAACAAAGTTTTGGATTACAAATGGTTCCGATGCGGATACATTGATTGTTTATGCCCGAACAGGACCCAGTGATGCACCAGGGCATGGCATTACAGCCTTTATTGTGGAGACGGCCTGGGAGGGATTCAGTGTGGCCCAGAAGCTCGATAAGCTTGGTATGCGCGGCAGTAGCACCTGTGAGCTGGTGTTCCAAGATTTGAAAGTGCCAGCCAAAAATATTCTTGGCCAGGAAAACAAAGGAGTCTATGTGCTGATGTCTGGCCTGGACTACGAGCGTTTGGTACTGGCTGCAGGACCAGTGGGTCTTATGCAAGCAGCCTGTGATGTTGCCTTTGACTATGCACATCAGCGCAAGCAAAAGAACAAACTAATTGGTGAATTCCAGTTGCTTCAAGGAAAAATGGCAGACATGTACACCTTACTAAGCGCCTCCCGTAGCTACTTGTATGCCGTGGCCAGATCATGCGATAATGGTGTGCGCAGTTCAAAGGATTGTGCTGGTGTTATTTTGTATTGCGCCGAAAATGCCACTAAATTGGCCTTAGATGCCATTCAGATACTCGGTGGTAATGGCTATATTAACGAGAATCCCACTGGTCGTTTGTTGCGTGATGCAAAGCTCTACGAGATTGGAGCTGGCACCTCTGAGATAAGACGCTGGCTAATTGGACGGCAATTGAACCAGGAATATAAGTAGAATGACAATGGACATGTTTATAAAACCTTTCCGTTGAGATGACAAACGCTGATAGATTCAGGACAAACCGAAACCAAACAGACTAATTGttgcatttatatatttttaaagaattttattCAAGCGTACCTAAACATTGTGCCTTTTTTGTAAAACAAACTGCAtgtataataattaattaataaagaGCAAAATGATCatatttttagatttattCGCTTTGCTCGCAGGATACAGTAAAACACTTTGATAGCATACAATTAGGGTTAGGCTTttttatagcatacttattTGGCTTTACGGCATACTAAAATAATCTGACaaactttaaatatattttaagcaAATTGACTTTATTCTTGTTCATAGTCCTAAATTCTAAATGTTTTTTGAAAAATCCGAAATGTGATTTTTAGAATTTCGTCAAGCTGTGATTGATTTTCTCATAGATCCAGTCAATATAGTGACAAACCCGTACATAAACTCCCGGTCTATTCTGATAACCGCAATGCTGTCCCCATGATATAATGCCATATAGAGTTTCGCCATCTGAAAAAAGGTTTAAAATCAAacttaaaattattaaactaGGGGCATTCTCACCTTCATCAGAGCAGACAAGTGGACCACCAGAATCGCCCTCACATGCGTCTACACTCTCATCCATGGAGCCGGCACAGAACATTCCTGAAATCAATTTAATGAATTAGTCAATAATATATTAGAGATCCCTCTTCGATCGAACGATTAATACCATCGGTCATTGCATCGCCATAGACATTTGAGCGTTTGCAAGTGGCATCAGATAAAATGGGCAACTGAGCTGATCTAAGAATCTGGGATGGAGCtgagaatataaattttaaatcaattgtAGACTCCTCTTGCGAAGTTGTTGAAACACTTACTGGACAAACCGGACTTAATGGAGCCCCAACCTGATATGGTGCAGGTTCGATTCTCGCCAAGAGGCACATTCTTTTCTGGTAAGCAAATTGGCTGGACATAGTCACTAAATTTAAGCGGAGTTTTAAGCACAATCACTGCAATGTCATTGTTCATGTGTGAACCATCGCGGAATTTCTCATGTGTATACCAGTTCTCAATGAACGAATCCACTTCAGAGGATTCAGCAATATTGGCATAATGATCACCGACACGCACAAAGTAGGATCCCTTTGGATGACCGTACAGGCAATGGGCAGCAGTCAGAAGATGACGCTTAGAGATGACAACAGCGCCGCACCAATGACTTGAGATGCCGCCACGACCACGGGTACGTATGGTGGCCTGCCAAGGATGTCGGCCGCGACGCGCTATATTACCCTTAATCACACGCTCCTCAGGATGGGCATACTCATCGGTTAGATCATCTTTGAAGATGCCGCAACGGCGTGGCGTATGTAGAGCCTTGCTGGAACGTTCCCACAGTCCAATGTCCGATAAAGTAAAGGCGGGATGACTAATTTGCCCGGATGGGCTTCCCTTGATGTTGTGGCTGCCACCACCCACTGAGTGAAGGCGAACACTCTGCTGACGCTGCTGCCGGGTTGGTGGTGGCCCAGCTGTACAACGTAAACTTACATCTTCAGTATGATTGCAATTATGTTCGCCCCAATTCCAGTGACTGCATTTATCGATGCTACTTTCATTGCCATGACACATGACCTCATCCAGCCAAATGGGTCCACTTGCAGGACCAAAGATATTTTTCTCGATTTTCTATGCAAAGACAGTTTGACAATaaccaaaagaaaatgaaactTCAAATTAAACCTACGGCTGATCCATAGTATCCCAAAGAATTGCAGGCAATTTGCGCTGACTTTGCACTGAAATCGTCATCACAAACACTACCCCAGACACCATGGTACTTCACCTCCAGGCGACCTTCACTTGGATTGCGTCCACCCTCCAAACGATACTCAATGGGAGCCTGCCAAGTCCGCCAAATGGTTAAGATAAATTTTAGTTTCGATATGCTGCACACTCACCTTACAAACTGCTTCACTCTCGTCCGATTTATCGGCACAATCCTCTGTATGATCGCATACAAAGGCTGGTGGGATGCATTCCTTAGAGGTGTGACACAGCCAATAGTTGTTCGGGCACTTGAGCACGGGAACTTTGCAGACTACTCCTACGACTTCATCGACACCGCAATTGTGAATGCCCCAGCCCTTGAATTGGCAATCCTTGAGCATTGTCTCATTACCCTGGCACTCCACTTTGTCCATCATATAGTTGAAGTTGCGATCAGGTGGGGCATAATACGAATTGCCACGCACTTCTTGTGCGCCCATTTTATAGCCCAATTCGCGGCAAACAACATCGGCATCCCGTAAACCAAACTTGTCATCACACACGTAACCCCATTGACCGTTGACTGGAAAGAGCAACGTATTGACAATGACCCATTGAATTCACTTTCGCATCCAATCTGATATATGTAAATGCATACCCTTAACTTCAACGCGTCCCATGTGAGAGTTCTCGCCGCCAGTTAACCGCACCTGATAGCCCAAATGTTGACACTGGCTCTCGTCCCGGCGATTCGGGCCACAGTTATTCACTCCGTTGCACACTTCCTTTTGTTTAATGCACTTGCCATTGCCGCAATCGAATTCGCAGTCATTATCCTGGAAATTACTACGCATGGATATCTGATATTGAGATTTAGGTGTTGTTTCCTCAGCGTTAGGATTGGGTAGATattcctcatcctcatcctcatcttGATCTTTTGGCGAGTCAAAAGATTTGGGCAAACGTTGATCGGggtgatgatgctgatgatgaacTATGTCAGGAGTCGTCGTGTCAGGACTATTCTGTTCGGGATTTTGCCGAAAGGGATTGAGCAATTCGGGATGCTGGCTATGATAGAGGGGACTATGGTAATGGTGATTGTTGTGGTGCTGATGCTGATGGTGAGAATGCGGCTTCTCAAATGGATCGGGCAAATTTGGATGACGCCTATGAAAATCACGATTGTGCGGCGTAtgccaattgttgttgttgttgtttttgttgtttgtggcGGTAGTTGTGCTGGATGTGGTGGTTGTGGTCGTCATTGAATCGATGTCCACCTTGCGTGTGCCACGATGAAAATCATTTTGTGTATCACCAAAAGCATAGGTTGTAGGATTTATGGTCTGCTCAGTGTGTGTCGTTTCCTCAGCATCTGGAACAACAGAGTCAGAGTCGCTGTCAGATTCGTTCGTTTCAATGTCCAGGCTTTCCTGCTCGCCGGCCACAATGAGTTCAACATCATCGTCGGGTCGTATGGAATTTCTGGGAGTGGTTGTTGTGGATGTGGATGCAATAGTTCTAGAGGTAGGTGGCTTGCTTATCACCGTAGCTATGGCTGATTCAGTTTGTTTGGCTAAAATCTCCGGGGCATTGCCACTGTGATTGAAATAGGGACGCAGCATTAGACGCAAAGCCTCACCGAAAATCCGTTGATCATTTGAAGGATCGGAATTGGAATCTGCTTTAGCAGCTCTAGAATTTAATGTGGGATTGTAAAATTTATGATCAAAAGGAGGCGGACTAAGATCATGCCTCTTAGTTGTGCTCTCTCCAAACTCATCCAAATTATCATCGATATCCTCGGAAGGAATGAAAGGATCATGAGCTTTTGGTGTAGTAGTTGGCGGCGGAATCTTTTGCCAAGATGTATTATGGGAATGAGCTACAGCTGCATAGCCAGGACTATAATGTGGTGGCCTGACCTCTTTCGGTGAGCTAACATTGGCCATGGGTGGATAGATGGGAAATGTACGAAGATTTGTAGGCAAACGTGTTGTGGATGGGGTAGAAGGTTGTGCTGCTGGAgttggtgctggtggtggtggaggttGCAAGCCTCCATACAAATTTGACTCGTCTATAACTGGTTGGTGAGGCAACGGAGAGGATGGCGTAGGGAAACCCTTAACGGGCGGGTCATATAAATCTACAGGTTCCTGATGTGTTTCACTGGGAAACTGGTCATGTGATGGACTGTGTGGCGTGAGATTTTGGTCTAGGTCAACTGATTGCTGTCCAGCATCTGGTGTATAATCTAAATCAAGAGGTTGCTGTCCGCCTAAAGGAGCCAATGGTGGCAAGTCATGATTGGGATATTGTTGGCCAGCTCCAACCAAATCTCTACTAAAGTCTTGACGTGACAAACTATTGGGTGAGTAGTGTGACTGATGTGGTTGtggttgttggtggtggtggtggttatggtgctgctgctgctgatcctcctcctcctcttcgaCCTCTTCCACAACTGGATTAGCGTAATACACATGATCTGTAGAGGCAGGAGCCATGGGTGCCAATGGAGTCTTATAACTGGGATAATTACGATTCGGCTGTAGGGATCCTTCCACATAGAGCACACTCTGTGTGGGTATACGATGGGTAAAAGAGGTGCCATGACCAGACCAGCCTCCTGCTTCGCCGCCATATTGCTGATTCACTTGTCCaacctgctgctgctgctgctgctgatggtaATTTGTGAAGCCAATGCCAGCTGGACGCTGCATATTCATGGAGCTCCAACGATTACCACCGGCACTTTCCCCCCTGCCTTCATTGTAGGCTTTCGATTGACGACTCTCTGCAAGAGAAAGATCTTAAATCAATGTAATGGCAAAAGGAAATTTTTGGTGTAAGGTTAGTAACCATAGGACGACTGATCTATCATAACATCGTAATTGTAGTCGCATCGGTCATTTCGGGCCACCAGAGCACTGGCTAAACACAACTTGCGCGAGATACTGAAAATCTGTTCTGGGGAGCAATCCGAAATCGAAGCCAGCCGCCGTTCCGCCGACTGTGGACAAGTGAGATATTTGCTTGGCACTCGTGGATGTGGCAAAAGTATCGAGCCACTCAAACCCATGGGGCAGAAAATGGCGGCGTCTAGCGATTGAGTTTTGATCTGCTGCCACCATTCGTAGATGATAAGCAGTTCGCTTATGGTATAGAGGCGTTCCTGTCGCTGCACTTGCTCCACTCCCTGGCATCTGTGTTGCGAAAAGCTGAAATGTTCGCCGGGTGGGCAACTGACTAGTAGAATGTCATTGCCCTCGCA
The DNA window shown above is from Drosophila willistoni isolate 14030-0811.24 chromosome XR unlocalized genomic scaffold, UCI_dwil_1.1 Seg41, whole genome shotgun sequence and carries:
- the LOC6643127 gene encoding isovaleryl-CoA dehydrogenase, mitochondrial, producing the protein MAFKFVARSCNSLLQHATRRSHLTLTWSRTLSHYPVNDALFGLDEERQKLREIAFNFFQKEIAPQAKEIDKLDNFKDMRPFWQKLGELGFLGITAEPEYGGTGGTYLDHCIILEEFSRAAGGVALSYGAHSNLCINQLTKNGTPEQKAKYLPKLCSGEHIGGLAMSEPGAGSDVVSMKLRAERKGDYYVLNGTKFWITNGSDADTLIVYARTGPSDAPGHGITAFIVETAWEGFSVAQKLDKLGMRGSSTCELVFQDLKVPAKNILGQENKGVYVLMSGLDYERLVLAAGPVGLMQAACDVAFDYAHQRKQKNKLIGEFQLLQGKMADMYTLLSASRSYLYAVARSCDNGVRSSKDCAGVILYCAENATKLALDAIQILGGNGYINENPTGRLLRDAKLYEIGAGTSEIRRWLIGRQLNQEYK